A region from the Acidiferrobacter sp. SPIII_3 genome encodes:
- a CDS encoding sulfotransferase → MTKVLWPNLFIVGAVKSGTTSLYAYLRQHPDIFFPEMKEPHFFAQPAPSREQRHLITFVGDQAEYLRLYERSGDRRWRGDASPSYLWSAQAAARIAEVSPEARIIIILRDPIERAYAQYLMDYSEGAIDRPFFEALHRDWGRPDKGWGVSQLYVELGLYTGQIQRYRALFGGDRVLVLLLEDLKKDARGVLARIARFLDIPEGPMAMVDTAQAHNHYKQPKGQWARWLAGHPVSRFLGERVMPRRLGEYIWEHWMQKDAPKPPIDPRAVAYLQQIYAPELVALEAELGRPLPELRRCWAASSHAASPPDLGTAPIHRSADVATRIPTEGAIDR, encoded by the coding sequence ATGACAAAGGTGCTCTGGCCCAACCTCTTTATCGTGGGGGCCGTAAAGAGCGGTACGACTTCGCTCTATGCCTACTTGAGGCAGCATCCGGACATCTTTTTTCCGGAGATGAAGGAGCCGCATTTCTTTGCGCAGCCCGCGCCCTCGCGCGAGCAGCGGCATCTCATTACGTTCGTCGGTGACCAGGCGGAGTATCTGCGACTCTATGAGCGCAGCGGCGACCGCCGCTGGCGGGGCGACGCCAGCCCCTCCTATCTCTGGAGCGCACAGGCGGCGGCGCGTATTGCCGAGGTATCGCCCGAGGCGCGCATCATCATCATCCTGCGCGATCCGATCGAGCGCGCCTATGCGCAGTACCTGATGGATTATTCGGAGGGCGCCATCGATCGGCCGTTTTTCGAGGCCTTGCATCGCGATTGGGGGCGCCCGGACAAGGGCTGGGGGGTGTCGCAGCTCTATGTCGAATTGGGGCTCTATACCGGACAGATTCAGCGTTACCGGGCGCTGTTTGGCGGCGACCGGGTGCTGGTGCTGTTGCTCGAGGATTTGAAGAAGGATGCGCGCGGCGTGCTTGCGCGCATCGCCCGTTTCCTCGACATCCCCGAGGGACCCATGGCGATGGTCGACACCGCCCAAGCCCACAACCACTACAAGCAGCCCAAGGGCCAGTGGGCGCGATGGCTTGCCGGACACCCCGTGAGCCGGTTCTTGGGGGAGCGTGTCATGCCGCGGCGCTTAGGTGAGTACATATGGGAGCATTGGATGCAGAAGGATGCCCCCAAGCCGCCGATCGATCCGCGGGCCGTGGCTTACCTTCAGCAGATCTATGCGCCGGAGCTCGTGGCACTCGAGGCCGAACTGGGGCGGCCGCTGCCAGAGCTTCGGCGTTGCTGGGCGGCCTCGTCGCATGCCGCATCGCCGCCGGATCTCGGGACCGCGCCCATCCATCGATCCGCGGACGTGGCGACGCGCATCCCGACGGAGGGGGCCATCGACCGCTAG
- the shc gene encoding squalene--hopene cyclase — MKSQGGSAKSRESRESLVQDAQAAFLDAALAQARDRILAEQAPEGYWCWPLEADCTIPSEYILMMHFMDEIDCALEQKLARYIRARQMGDGGWPLYHDGHFDMSASVKAYYALKLAGDDVNAPHMAKARAFILERGGAARANVFTRIALAQFGQVPWRAIPFMPVELVMAPKWFPITLAKVSYWSRTVMVPLLGLCSLKVRARNPRGIGISELFVRPAEEEHNYFPVRSFMNYALCKLERVGFRLEGVIPRRLRARALDRAEAWIIERLNGTGGLGAIFPAMVNAYEFLAVRGYAPEHPYRRDALIAIQKLLLVGEYEAYCQPCVSPIWDTGLVCLALMEVDREGTKDAVSRGLSWMRDRQLLDAPGDWRDSRPDLPGGGWPFQFENGHYPDLDDTSVVAWAMEDSCDPAFGESIRRAAEWVAGMQSRNGGFASFDVDNTHYYLNEIPFADHGALLDPPTSDVTARCVTLLSRAAGDGRYREAIDRAIAYLRSEQEEHGAWFGRWGTNYIYGTWSVLVGLRAAGIGGDDPAIRAAVRWLLSIQRADGGWGESNDCYHNPETAGIGTRSTAFQTAWAILALIVAGEVDSEAVRRGVRYLLTHREPGGLWEDVEFTAPGFPRVFYLKYHGYARYFPLWALACYRNRAAR, encoded by the coding sequence ATGAAGAGTCAGGGGGGTTCGGCAAAGAGCCGGGAGAGTCGCGAGTCTCTGGTGCAGGATGCGCAGGCCGCCTTTCTTGACGCGGCGCTTGCGCAGGCGCGGGACCGTATCCTCGCTGAACAGGCCCCGGAAGGGTACTGGTGCTGGCCGCTCGAGGCCGATTGCACCATACCGTCTGAATACATCCTCATGATGCATTTCATGGACGAGATCGACTGCGCGCTGGAGCAAAAGCTCGCGCGCTATATCCGTGCCCGGCAGATGGGGGATGGCGGGTGGCCGCTCTACCATGACGGCCACTTCGACATGAGCGCGTCGGTCAAGGCCTATTACGCCTTGAAGCTTGCGGGCGATGACGTCAATGCGCCGCACATGGCGAAGGCGCGCGCGTTCATCCTCGAGCGCGGGGGCGCGGCGCGCGCCAATGTGTTTACGCGCATCGCGTTAGCGCAGTTCGGTCAGGTCCCGTGGCGCGCGATCCCGTTCATGCCCGTGGAACTCGTCATGGCCCCGAAGTGGTTCCCGATCACGCTCGCCAAGGTCTCGTATTGGTCGCGTACGGTCATGGTGCCCTTGCTTGGGCTTTGCAGCCTGAAGGTGCGCGCGCGTAACCCGCGCGGCATCGGCATATCGGAGCTCTTTGTGCGGCCCGCCGAGGAGGAGCACAATTACTTTCCGGTGCGGTCGTTCATGAATTATGCCTTGTGCAAGCTCGAGCGCGTCGGATTCCGTCTCGAGGGCGTGATCCCGCGACGGCTGCGGGCGCGCGCCCTGGATCGCGCCGAGGCGTGGATCATAGAGCGCTTAAACGGGACCGGGGGGCTTGGGGCGATCTTTCCGGCGATGGTGAATGCCTACGAGTTCCTGGCCGTGCGCGGCTATGCGCCCGAACATCCCTATCGGCGCGACGCCCTGATCGCCATTCAGAAACTCTTGCTCGTGGGGGAATACGAGGCCTATTGCCAGCCGTGCGTATCGCCGATCTGGGATACCGGGCTTGTCTGTCTGGCGCTCATGGAGGTCGACCGTGAGGGCACGAAGGACGCGGTATCGCGCGGCCTGTCGTGGATGCGTGATCGTCAGCTGCTGGACGCCCCCGGAGACTGGCGGGACAGCAGGCCCGATCTGCCCGGTGGCGGCTGGCCCTTCCAGTTCGAGAACGGCCATTACCCGGATCTGGACGACACCAGCGTCGTGGCCTGGGCCATGGAGGATTCGTGCGATCCGGCGTTTGGCGAGTCGATCCGGCGTGCCGCCGAATGGGTTGCGGGCATGCAGTCGCGCAACGGCGGTTTTGCGTCATTCGACGTCGATAATACCCATTATTACCTGAACGAGATCCCGTTCGCGGACCACGGCGCCCTGCTCGATCCTCCGACGAGCGATGTCACCGCACGGTGCGTCACCCTGCTGTCGCGGGCGGCCGGTGATGGACGCTATCGCGAGGCGATAGACCGGGCCATCGCCTATCTGCGGTCCGAGCAGGAGGAGCATGGCGCCTGGTTCGGCCGTTGGGGGACGAATTATATCTACGGGACCTGGTCGGTGTTGGTGGGCCTGCGCGCCGCCGGGATCGGCGGCGATGATCCCGCGATACGCGCCGCGGTGCGCTGGCTTTTGTCCATCCAGCGGGCCGATGGTGGCTGGGGCGAGAGCAACGACTGTTATCACAACCCGGAGACCGCGGGAATTGGTACGCGCAGCACCGCGTTTCAGACCGCGTGGGCGATCTTGGCGCTGATCGTCGCCGGCGAGGTCGACAGCGAGGCGGTGCGCCGCGGCGTGCGCTATCTCCTGACCCATCGCGAACCGGGCGGGCTGTGGGAGGATGTGGAGTTCACGGCCCCCGGTTTCCCGCGGGTCTTTTACCTCAAGTACCACGGGTACGCCCGGTATTTCCCGTTGTGGGCCTTGGCGTGTTACCGCAACCGGGCCGCCCGCTAG
- a CDS encoding SMP-30/gluconolactonase/LRE family protein, whose translation MAPYDIIDPSFRSFVLPNAALETLGTGFRWLEGPVWFADHDCLVFSDIPNDRVLRWSENGGVSVFRSPCGFENGHARDREGRLISCSHRDRCVTRTEWDGRITVLASHYQGRRLNAPNDVVVKSDGSIWFTDPLYGINTDYEGGKQVSEQPPAVYRLDPARAELEVVARDLEGPNGLCFSPDERVLYLVETGQQFVADPVRHIRRAVLTENGTRLGATTVFHEVVPGGADGLRCDEDGNVWTSAGDGVHCLNPQGALLGKIRTNTPVANLAFGGRRRSRLFLCAGQTLLGVYVNRRGAVRP comes from the coding sequence ATGGCGCCTTACGATATCATCGATCCGTCGTTTCGATCCTTCGTGCTTCCCAATGCCGCGCTCGAGACCCTGGGCACGGGCTTTCGCTGGCTCGAGGGGCCGGTGTGGTTCGCCGATCACGACTGCCTCGTGTTCAGCGACATCCCCAATGACCGCGTCCTGCGCTGGTCGGAGAACGGCGGGGTCAGTGTATTCCGGTCCCCGTGCGGGTTCGAAAACGGCCATGCGCGCGATCGCGAGGGGCGCCTCATCAGCTGCTCGCATCGTGACCGGTGCGTGACGCGCACCGAGTGGGATGGCCGGATCACGGTATTGGCCAGCCACTATCAGGGGCGGCGCCTCAACGCGCCAAACGACGTGGTCGTGAAAAGCGACGGCTCGATATGGTTCACAGACCCCCTGTATGGCATCAACACCGACTACGAGGGCGGCAAGCAGGTCTCGGAGCAACCGCCCGCGGTCTACCGCCTCGATCCGGCGCGGGCCGAGCTGGAGGTCGTGGCCCGCGACCTCGAGGGCCCGAACGGTCTGTGCTTCTCGCCGGATGAGCGCGTCCTCTATCTCGTGGAGACCGGCCAGCAATTCGTGGCCGACCCGGTACGGCATATTCGCCGGGCGGTCCTCACCGAAAACGGCACGCGCCTGGGAGCGACCACGGTGTTCCACGAGGTGGTACCGGGCGGCGCCGACGGCCTGCGCTGCGACGAGGACGGAAATGTCTGGACGAGCGCCGGCGACGGCGTCCATTGTCTGAACCCGCAGGGCGCCCTGCTCGGCAAGATCCGCACGAATACCCCGGTGGCCAATCTCGCCTTCGGCGGCCGCCGGCGCAGCCGCCTGTTTCTGTGCGCCGGACAGACGCTATTGGGCGTCTATGTGAACCGCCGCGGGGCGGTCCGGCCATGA
- a CDS encoding cupin domain-containing protein — MPPSAPDQKAADVSPTDTRDTPRVGYWHIWTDDKGVSHQDRCALDRFSLKGIGGAAAQWNDAQPEERATVVFTVQPVGWVGEWHENPAPQWIVPLTGRWWVESMDGTRVEMGPGDLSLGEDQNCVADAKGRKGHRSGTIGSEPAVLMTVRLGDRIPRRPCHRR, encoded by the coding sequence ATGCCGCCCTCAGCCCCTGACCAAAAAGCCGCCGACGTAAGCCCCACGGACACCAGAGACACGCCGCGGGTCGGGTATTGGCATATCTGGACCGACGATAAGGGCGTGAGCCATCAGGACCGCTGCGCCCTGGATCGTTTCTCCTTGAAGGGTATAGGCGGGGCCGCGGCGCAATGGAACGATGCCCAGCCCGAGGAACGCGCTACCGTGGTATTCACCGTCCAGCCGGTGGGTTGGGTCGGGGAATGGCATGAGAATCCGGCCCCGCAATGGATCGTTCCGCTCACCGGCCGCTGGTGGGTGGAATCCATGGACGGGACGCGCGTCGAGATGGGGCCTGGTGATCTGTCCCTGGGCGAGGACCAGAACTGCGTGGCCGACGCCAAGGGGCGCAAGGGCCATCGCTCCGGGACGATCGGGTCCGAACCGGCGGTGCTCATGACCGTGCGTCTTGGCGATCGGATACCACGCCGCCCCTGCCACAGGCGTTGA
- a CDS encoding lysylphosphatidylglycerol synthase domain-containing protein has translation MTGVPHRAGPRAWLRVVPIAAGLLGLAGAALLFARHHPARILDLVAFAGFGMLWLVPVRVVILALNAQGWRALFPRGHTVSLPLLTWMAFVRNAVNTLLPVAHVGGEVAAARYLVRRGVPAPVAIAGIVVETTVTIFVQMGFTILGIGLLLSYMGGAPLIQRLWWGLAIALPVGLVFVFVQCRSRPFARFQRALGRLNSQLAAEATDGAAVDDAIISLYRRVGALVYCALWQALSLAGGAGEFWVILHLLHQQDSVRLAVLLESLVQAMQSAAFMVPGTLGIQEGGLIAIGAATGLSADTALAISAVRRVRQIGISLPVLLLWLRAGRVPPAHPRPHPE, from the coding sequence ATGACCGGCGTGCCGCACAGGGCGGGACCGCGTGCGTGGCTGCGTGTCGTGCCGATCGCAGCCGGCCTATTGGGCCTGGCCGGTGCGGCGTTGCTGTTCGCGCGTCATCATCCGGCGCGCATCCTCGACCTTGTGGCCTTCGCCGGGTTCGGCATGCTGTGGCTCGTGCCGGTGCGTGTTGTCATCCTGGCCTTGAACGCGCAAGGGTGGCGCGCGCTCTTCCCCCGGGGGCACACGGTATCCTTGCCGTTGCTCACATGGATGGCCTTTGTGCGGAATGCCGTCAACACACTGCTGCCGGTGGCGCACGTGGGCGGTGAGGTGGCGGCCGCGCGCTATCTGGTCAGGCGCGGAGTACCGGCACCGGTGGCGATTGCCGGTATCGTCGTCGAGACCACCGTGACGATCTTCGTGCAGATGGGCTTTACGATCCTCGGTATCGGCCTCTTGCTGTCTTACATGGGCGGCGCGCCGCTCATCCAACGCCTCTGGTGGGGGCTTGCCATCGCCCTGCCCGTGGGGCTCGTCTTTGTGTTTGTGCAGTGCCGATCGCGCCCGTTTGCCCGCTTTCAGCGGGCGCTGGGCCGTTTGAATAGCCAGCTCGCCGCCGAGGCCACCGACGGCGCGGCCGTGGATGACGCGATCATATCCTTGTATCGCCGAGTCGGCGCGCTCGTCTATTGCGCCCTCTGGCAGGCCTTGAGTCTCGCCGGCGGGGCCGGCGAATTCTGGGTGATTTTACACCTGCTCCATCAGCAGGACTCGGTGCGTCTGGCGGTCCTGCTCGAATCGCTGGTGCAGGCCATGCAAAGCGCCGCGTTCATGGTGCCCGGTACCCTGGGGATTCAGGAAGGCGGGCTTATCGCCATCGGCGCCGCGACCGGGCTGTCAGCGGATACGGCGCTTGCGATCTCGGCGGTGCGGCGCGTGCGCCAGATCGGGATTTCCCTGCCGGTGCTGCTGCTCTGGTTGCGCGCCGGGCGCGTGCCGCCGGCCCATCCCCGCCCTCATCCCGAATGA
- a CDS encoding glutathione S-transferase family protein has protein sequence MQLYDGPRPNPRAVRMMMHEKGLKIPRVDLDIDGGENRRAPFVDRNPSGQVPVLVLDDGTALAESGAIMQYLEEKYPDPPLIGATAEERAVTRMWLRRIERRVTEPFYAAFHYGPAAAMYRSRMVILPDCVDGFKALMHDGLGWLDGQMEGRATIVPGRYTVADIALFAALDFAQSVGFSWSAGHTNLVSWFAAIAARPAARASLHPLAVARGRQC, from the coding sequence ATGCAGCTCTATGACGGCCCGCGGCCGAATCCGCGCGCGGTGCGCATGATGATGCACGAGAAGGGACTTAAGATCCCGCGGGTGGATCTCGACATCGACGGTGGTGAAAATCGCAGGGCCCCGTTTGTCGATCGCAACCCGAGCGGACAGGTACCGGTCCTCGTGCTCGATGACGGGACGGCCCTTGCCGAGAGCGGGGCGATCATGCAGTACCTGGAGGAAAAATATCCCGATCCGCCGTTGATAGGGGCCACGGCCGAGGAGCGGGCCGTGACACGCATGTGGCTGCGTCGCATCGAGCGGCGTGTCACCGAACCCTTCTATGCCGCGTTCCATTATGGACCGGCGGCGGCCATGTACCGGTCGCGCATGGTGATCCTTCCCGATTGCGTCGACGGCTTCAAGGCGCTCATGCACGATGGTCTTGGCTGGTTGGACGGCCAGATGGAGGGGCGCGCCACGATCGTCCCCGGCCGCTATACCGTTGCCGATATCGCCCTGTTCGCGGCCCTCGATTTTGCGCAAAGCGTGGGATTTTCATGGTCCGCGGGCCATACGAATCTCGTCTCGTGGTTTGCCGCCATCGCCGCCCGCCCCGCCGCCCGGGCGAGTCTCCATCCGTTGGCCGTGGCCCGCGGCCGGCAGTGCTGA
- a CDS encoding DoxX family protein encodes MSTLAVVARVCLVVLFPFSGLDKIVHWDKAMEQAQSSPLGGARAMLIAGIIIEFATPVCIVFLWHPVIASLVLAAFCVATAILFHPFWKFPGFWSGGNAEGAAHFWDFLKNFGLVGGLLLVVAGSLATPAPAAHHATPAAHTPARVSPKANTRHAP; translated from the coding sequence ATGAGCACGCTTGCCGTCGTGGCGCGTGTATGCCTCGTCGTGTTGTTCCCGTTCAGCGGGCTCGACAAGATCGTGCACTGGGACAAGGCCATGGAGCAGGCCCAGTCCTCGCCTCTCGGGGGCGCGCGAGCCATGCTGATTGCCGGCATCATCATCGAATTTGCGACGCCTGTGTGTATCGTCTTTTTGTGGCATCCTGTGATCGCATCCCTGGTGCTGGCCGCCTTTTGCGTGGCCACCGCCATTCTTTTTCATCCCTTCTGGAAATTTCCCGGGTTCTGGTCCGGTGGGAACGCCGAAGGTGCCGCGCATTTCTGGGATTTCCTGAAAAACTTCGGCCTCGTTGGCGGTCTCCTGCTGGTCGTTGCGGGGTCCCTGGCCACGCCCGCGCCGGCGGCGCATCATGCGACGCCCGCCGCGCACACCCCGGCACGGGTCAGCCCCAAGGCAAACACGCGCCACGCCCCTTGA
- a CDS encoding general stress protein, giving the protein MDSEDSCVAVYDSHEEAEAAVKALQQARFDIRKISIVGRDYESDEHVVGFYTTGERMKYWGKFGAFWGGLWGLLIGAAFLWVPGVGAIVAGGPIVAMIISALEGGALVGGMSALGAGLYSLGIPKNSILEYETALKANRFLVIVHGARDEVERARETLSHAGTSSLKTHAHAAP; this is encoded by the coding sequence ATGGATTCGGAAGACTCTTGCGTCGCTGTATATGATTCCCATGAAGAGGCTGAGGCCGCGGTCAAGGCGCTGCAGCAGGCCCGGTTCGATATCCGCAAGATCTCGATCGTCGGACGCGACTATGAGAGCGACGAACACGTCGTCGGCTTCTACACCACCGGCGAGCGCATGAAATATTGGGGAAAGTTCGGGGCGTTCTGGGGCGGATTATGGGGGCTTTTGATCGGTGCGGCGTTCCTATGGGTCCCCGGTGTCGGGGCGATCGTAGCCGGCGGGCCGATCGTGGCCATGATCATCTCGGCGCTCGAGGGCGGTGCGCTCGTCGGCGGGATGTCGGCGCTCGGCGCCGGGCTCTATAGCCTCGGCATCCCGAAAAATAGCATCCTCGAATACGAGACAGCCCTCAAGGCCAACCGCTTTCTCGTGATCGTCCACGGAGCGCGTGACGAGGTCGAGCGCGCCCGGGAGACCCTCTCGCATGCCGGTACTTCCAGCCTTAAGACCCACGCGCACGCCGCCCCTTAA
- a CDS encoding GMC oxidoreductase: protein MATRDHYDLIVIGSGPGGGSVAREAASRGKRVLLLERGGYLKRSPQNWDAKAVFVEARYQAKETWYGADGRTFHPGLHYFVGGNSKVYGAALFRLRECDFEEIPYPDGLSPAWPLPYAAFEPYYTRAERLFHVHGARGEDPNEPPASDPYPFPPVAHEPEIAALASDLRHAGAHPFHLPLGILLDEKDGVASSTSPCIRCEAFDGFPCPTNGKADAQVICVDPALAAYPDHLTLLTGAYVSRLETDSSGRAIAKVHVTREGRHEEYGADIIVVACGALSSALLFLRSASDHHPNGLANGSGQVGRNYMRHNQSVLMALLRHPNRTIFQKTLAISDFYVRGPDQDYPLGLIQMLAKTHPAQVQGEVLPEWLDWLPKAPFEALAERSLGFWLSSEDLPRPENRVFYDGERTVLDLTQNNMEAHHGLRQQLKRLLKSVDVHPLLMERSLYLGKDIPIAGTAHQAGTLRFGTDPATSVLDIDCKAHELDNLYVTDASFFPSIGAVNPTLTIIANALRVADGIVARLG from the coding sequence ATGGCGACACGCGACCATTACGATCTTATCGTCATAGGCAGCGGTCCGGGGGGCGGCTCGGTGGCCCGCGAGGCGGCCTCGCGCGGGAAGCGCGTCTTGCTGCTGGAGCGGGGCGGCTACCTGAAACGCTCTCCGCAAAACTGGGATGCCAAGGCGGTATTTGTCGAGGCCAGATACCAGGCCAAGGAGACCTGGTACGGGGCCGATGGCCGGACGTTCCACCCGGGGCTGCACTATTTCGTGGGCGGCAACTCGAAGGTCTACGGCGCGGCCTTGTTTCGTCTGCGCGAATGCGATTTCGAGGAAATCCCCTACCCCGACGGCCTTTCGCCTGCCTGGCCCCTGCCCTATGCGGCCTTCGAACCCTACTACACACGCGCCGAGCGGCTCTTCCATGTCCACGGCGCGCGCGGCGAGGACCCGAACGAACCGCCGGCGAGCGATCCCTATCCCTTCCCGCCGGTCGCGCACGAACCGGAAATCGCCGCCCTTGCCTCGGATCTGCGCCACGCCGGCGCCCACCCCTTCCACCTCCCGCTCGGCATCCTGCTAGACGAAAAGGATGGGGTGGCATCTTCCACGAGCCCCTGCATCCGCTGCGAGGCCTTCGACGGATTTCCATGCCCCACCAATGGCAAGGCCGATGCCCAGGTCATTTGTGTCGATCCCGCCCTGGCCGCCTATCCGGACCATCTGACACTCCTCACCGGGGCCTATGTGTCGCGGCTCGAGACCGACAGCTCCGGGCGGGCGATCGCGAAGGTCCACGTAACCCGCGAGGGGCGCCACGAAGAATATGGCGCCGATATCATCGTCGTCGCCTGTGGGGCGCTGTCCAGCGCCCTGCTGTTCCTACGTTCCGCAAGCGACCACCACCCAAACGGCCTGGCCAATGGCTCGGGACAGGTGGGGCGCAATTACATGCGCCACAATCAATCGGTGCTCATGGCCCTCCTGCGCCACCCCAACCGCACGATCTTTCAAAAGACGCTGGCAATCAGCGATTTCTACGTACGCGGTCCCGATCAAGACTATCCGCTCGGCCTTATCCAGATGCTCGCCAAGACCCACCCGGCGCAGGTCCAGGGCGAGGTACTTCCCGAGTGGCTGGATTGGCTGCCGAAGGCGCCCTTCGAGGCGCTTGCCGAGCGCAGCTTGGGCTTTTGGCTGTCGAGTGAAGATTTGCCGCGCCCGGAAAATCGCGTGTTCTACGACGGTGAGCGCACGGTTTTGGATCTTACGCAAAACAATATGGAAGCCCATCACGGCCTGCGCCAACAGCTAAAGCGGCTCCTTAAGTCCGTTGATGTTCACCCGCTCCTTATGGAGCGCAGCCTCTATCTCGGGAAAGACATTCCCATAGCCGGCACCGCCCACCAGGCCGGGACCTTGCGTTTCGGGACCGATCCCGCGACCTCGGTCCTCGACATCGACTGCAAGGCGCACGAGCTCGATAACCTCTATGTGACCGACGCGAGCTTCTTTCCCTCCATAGGCGCGGTCAACCCGACCCTCACGATAATCGCCAACGCCCTGCGCGTGGCCGATGGCATCGTGGCGCGGCTGGGTTAG
- a CDS encoding VOC family protein, whose protein sequence is MSGAPPPGPGTRLARLALNIHDMARAAAFYQHALGFQPLGTPRPATAEHAALLGQPFESLTMALGDTRLELSRFLAPSAPYPADSRANDLWFQHFAITCRDIEGLAQRAVQGGGRPITRSGPQTLPPASGGVTAYKFRDPDGHPLELLVPADAPSQARGSRPAQGHAIDHTALSVGDCNRAMAFYQEVLDLAPGARQTNSGPEQERLDDLSGVRVRVATLFASSPGPHLELLGYEEPRGRRQAPGATDIAATRTVFTTTDLTALEQRLNSHRRPRPRRIANAVLAQDEDGHWLMIEQAP, encoded by the coding sequence ATGAGCGGCGCGCCCCCGCCAGGACCCGGCACACGCCTCGCGCGGCTTGCGCTCAACATCCACGACATGGCGCGCGCCGCGGCCTTTTATCAACACGCACTCGGCTTCCAACCGCTCGGCACACCGCGCCCGGCGACAGCCGAGCATGCCGCGCTCCTCGGACAGCCATTCGAGTCGCTTACGATGGCGCTTGGCGACACGCGCCTCGAGCTTTCGCGGTTTCTCGCGCCCTCCGCACCCTACCCCGCCGACAGTCGCGCCAACGACCTCTGGTTTCAGCATTTCGCCATCACCTGCCGCGACATCGAGGGCCTTGCGCAGCGCGCCGTGCAGGGCGGTGGACGGCCGATCACCCGATCAGGACCGCAGACACTCCCGCCCGCGAGCGGCGGTGTGACCGCCTACAAGTTCCGCGATCCCGATGGCCACCCCCTGGAGCTGCTGGTACCGGCCGATGCCCCCTCGCAAGCGCGCGGATCGCGCCCGGCGCAAGGCCATGCCATCGACCACACGGCCTTGAGCGTAGGCGATTGCAACCGCGCGATGGCCTTCTACCAGGAGGTCCTCGATCTCGCGCCCGGCGCCCGGCAGACCAATTCCGGGCCTGAACAGGAACGCCTGGACGACCTCTCGGGGGTGCGGGTGCGGGTGGCCACGCTCTTTGCCTCGTCCCCGGGGCCGCATCTTGAGCTGCTCGGCTACGAAGAGCCGCGCGGGCGTAGACAGGCGCCCGGTGCCACTGACATCGCCGCGACGCGCACCGTGTTCACAACCACCGACCTCACGGCCCTCGAACAGCGCCTGAACTCGCACCGCCGCCCCCGTCCCCGACGCATCGCCAATGCCGTCTTGGCACAGGATGAGGATGGCCATTGGCTTATGATCGAGCAAGCCCCTTAA